Part of the Anopheles gambiae chromosome 3, idAnoGambNW_F1_1, whole genome shotgun sequence genome is shown below.
TCCATATGTACAGCAGCACGTGTATGGCACAGTAGGGTATCCAAATAACCATCAGCAGTATCCAGCTGCTAACACTGATCTGTAGTCGCGTCACGGCCCACCCcttcgccagcagcagcagtatgagCATGAATGAGGTctgcaaaatgcatcaaaGTTTGTACTGCCCTGCCCTGTTTTTCTCCTTCCACCCTCCTTTCACTTACTCTGCTAAAGATATCAAATATATCGCCCATAATGGCCAGCTTCTCGTCGCCCACGCCGTTCATCGCGTACCGCACCGTGTGCGTGAGCAGCAGACAGACGCTGACAAACTCCAGCACCAGGCTGACGGTAAACAGCCGTGTCACCGGGTGCTTCTGCAACCGCACGGCATAGATTTGCAGCGGCACCATCAGCAGATACACGACGAAAAAGATCAAATACATCTCGAGCGTGTTCTGCTGGTCGAAGGAGAAGTGAAACAGCAGCGGATTGAAGAACGACAGCGTCTGCCGGTTCGGGTTCCCGTTCACGAGCGTTATATCGTAGTTTATCGCCGGCGGTTCCGGGTGGTACTTGCGATAGTCGTAATGATGCCACTGGCAGGTGGACACATTCTGATAACAGGCTACCATCGACACGTACCAGAAtctgaaagagagagaaggaggggAAGATGACTGTAGCGACACCGATTGTCCAGCGACAAGAATGTTGTCTCCCGTTATCAGCGCTCTCGGCCCTCACTCACCTTGGCACGTTCGGATCACTGATGACGAACGTGAACTGGCTCCCGGGGACGACGTTTTCCCGCGTGTCCTCGTCCACGCACAGCTTGCCCGGCTCGCACGGGATGCGCCGCAGGTAGTCCGCCTCCGCGTGCGGATTGCACGCCCGGCTGTACACGATCTTGTCCAGCTTCTCGAACATCCGCTGGCAGGCCACGTCCCGGTCGTAATCGTTCCGGTTCGCGTAGTACTCGAGAAAGCTGCGCTTGTCGAGCACCGCCAGCGTCACCGGCACGGTAAAGTTCACGCTCGACGTAATGTTGCCGTAGATGTACCCGAACGTGTCCCACTCCGTGTCCTTCTGGGAGTGTTTCTCCGTCTTCTGGAAGCCGAACTTGTGCAGAAAGCGAAAGAACTCGTCCACCTCGAACGTGCCCGTCAGGTGGGCAGCGCGGGCCATGGGCAGCTCGCCTACCCCCGCCCCCAGCAGCATCCACAGGGCCGCCGCCCCCATCACAATCCACCGCGTTCGTCCGGGAGTGTTCCTCGTCCACATACTCGCTCGCTGCTGCCGATTGACACTCCTCCCAAacctcttctttctctcctcaCGCCCACCCCCTGGTACACGATAGCTTTCCCTTCACTTCAGGCACAccgttttcactttcactttccCTTTGCCCACCGTACCCCCGTCCGGAATGTAGCGCTGGCGAACGAATTGCAGCACATTGGCAACTTTATTCCGAGCCAAATTGGACAGGGGAGCAGATGAGGGGAGGGTGGGGAGAAAATCTGCACCACTGCTTGCAGGGGCCCCGACACCGACACGTTTGCACGAGCTTTGCTcaccgaccgaacgaaaaaTGGCACCGAATCCGCGCACCTTTATCGCATCGTGTCCGGCTGTGCGCTCGATGGCGATAAAGTGAGCATTGTTTGCAGAACGGCTCAAAGTACTtcttaatattttattgtttcttgtCCGTGCCCTCTCGCCAGCACCGCGGagtgaacctttttttttactttctgcTCCAACGCAAACTTTGTTGACATGGTATTTTGACGTGCCCGTGCTGTCAAAGCGTACAGTGATGGACCGTTGCGAGGTACCTCGTTCGAATGGTCACCTTTAATTTACggagaaaacaatattatttgcatgcaaattttctaaaattaaggacaaacaaaaacataattttcttACTTCTTTTTCTAGCGGAAGAtgcaatttttgtttattacaacaataaaaaaaccataaatTTGAAAACATGAGCATTGCATGCACTCCCACGGTGCGTCGTTTtttacagtctttccccgagttacgcaaCACAGTTCAAAtgtcaaattagtacaattttctccctcaattgtcaaatgaaaaaataatttgcatttttttcaaaagttttaaatCACTAGAAAGACAGAAATAAACGAATTTTCTACATCCATTGCATCAAATAAGTAATAAACTAAATAATTGAGctaaattcataaaaaaatcattattaaacaAGTATATTTTGGCTGTACAACGTGATATTTGACGAATGCGAAAATCAGGAATTAAGctaaattatacgaaaatttaCTATAAAGTAACTGAAAACCTCAAAATGCTATTTACGCTAATGTTCGAAATACGCTATTGCTCCCGGTCCGCATTaatggcgtatatcggggaacaCCTGTACTTGACAACATCCATCTGACAGCGCACAAACAGCTAGCCATTTCGCTCGCGCAACCATCGCTGTTCTCCCATCTCGCTCCGGCCGCCGCTCGCTCATTCcgacacttttttttctcctcacCTTCCTCGAAACTGTCAAAGCCAGAGCCAGAAAAGTGAAGAAATTGTAGCAGAAAAGATTATGTTGTAAGATCCCGTGTGCCTGCGCCAGCCTTTCTTCCAAAAGGATTGACCCTTGTTTTGtgtaacaaacaaaccaacaaattgCCCACATCAGCTCCagagtgttgttggtgttccGTACCAGCTTCgacgtagaaaaaaaaacccatcccgtgtgagcgtgtgtgtgtgtgcgttatgGTTTAGGCCTAGAAGAATCAGCTCGACAGCAACCACCCCAGTGACGACGGGTTGGGAAGGTGATGCGTACTCCCAAACGTTGCGTACCCaaaaaaagtaacacaaaACGTACGTAAGTGTGCAGTACAGCTGCaggaaagtgaagaaaaagcCCCTTCCCATGTGGGGGGTGACCCATGAAGGAACCGAAGGAAAACAGCCTTGCACAACTGTGTGACCATGATCGTGCGGGGAAGCAGCTGAAGCCAATCCGGCGGCAATAGCAGAGAGCGCCTTGTATgtgcgaagaaaaaaaatcgtgtgAAATGATGTGaaaaacggcagcagcagccgaaagTGTGCAGTTAGTTGGTCGGCGAGCGACCCGAGAAAAATAGAACCTGCCGAGGGGCTGCCTGGGTGtgataaagcaaaaacaaagcgttagaCGACCCTGCCCGTCCTCGAAGAGAAAACAGTTTGTCGTCGTTCGCGTCGTCCTTTGGTGTGCTCGTCCAAAGGGGGTGGGCAGAGACAGCGCAACCTTGATCCTCGGCTGCTTCTTACTACGTCAGTCAGTCCGTGAGCGCGCGCGTTGTGTGGGGTGGGTGGCCCGGGCCAAGGTCCACCACAGGGGAGAGACAGGGGCAAAACCATCCAACCAGAGCGCAacaaatagagagagagaactcGGTGCTGGCGTAAACACATTCCTTATTTAGCGTATCTCTTGTCGCGGCTTGGTCGTATCCGTAAGGATGCCGCAGTGCTACTGTCCAACCCCCTGGGCTGGGTGTGtgtagaaaaataaacaaaacacaccttTCCGGCGTCTTCCCCCTTGGCGCTCCTCCCCGCTCACCCAAGGTACAGGGGATGTTGCAATCTGATCGAGCGAAAATTGATCGCTACACGGATTGCAATTCACACAGCCACAGCGCGGGGGAATGTGTATCGAGGCCCCctaacacaccaccaccacgctgAACTGCGCTGATAAGTGAAAAGCCCTTCGTGCGGTGTTGTGTCGCGAGTGCACACGAAAGAAAGCGccagaaattaaaacaatcgtAGTAGCATTGACGTGcgtgcctctgtgtgtgtttaccgCTCCCGTGTTCTGTTTCTCCGTTCCAGCAAGAACGCACACGATCCCTTGTTGCAAAAGGGCGGaagcttgttttattttttgtgtttgtttgcctttcaaGATTATCACTAGACAGAGAAGCATGCTGTGCTAAGTGCGCACGTTGCACAAACGCTGCCACCGCTGCTACTGTCCGCCTGCCGGTGTGAAATTATTGTGCTTTGTGAATTTATGTGATTTGATTTCTCCACGTTGATTGAGGCGAACATCTCGCGGTTCGAACGCCGTTGTGTGAAAAAATGGTTTGAAAACGGTACTCCGGCATCATCGCTGTATCGCCAGAGGAAgctaaacaacaaacaaaccagtTGCAGCAGCCGCATCAGCCCACAGCTTTAGTTGCCTAGTCGTCCCGGCCGCGACAACCTGTACAATGGGCAGCGTGTGGAAGCGTCTGCAGCGCGTCAACAAGCGGGCGGCCAAGTTTTCCTTCACCGTGTCGTACCATGAGCTGTTCATGGAGACGACTGCCAAATGGTAGGTTTCGGTGCTCGAATCGGTCATCCCTTCTAACAGCAAACTATTTACCTTCCCTTTTTGTAGCGGTTACATCCTGTCTTTTTTACCTGCGTTTGTGAGTGGGACAGAAAATTAATTGTAACACGGCACATGATTCATTGCGCGCTACTTTTGGGGAGCAATTCCTCGTAAGACGGTATTTCACCCACGAAGACACGTTGTAGGGAGGGCTTTATGTTACCCCGAGCCCAATGAAGCCCCCGACACGGCGACGACGTAATCGCTCGCCTCGGAAATGAACATCATAATTTCctgtatcatcatcatcgccaccaTCGCCACCGTTACCGTCATCGGCGAAGGCAATACACAGCTCTAGCGTCATCAcattacacatacacacccatacGAACACCATCACGTCATCACGGTTGCTTGGATCGGGGGGATGCAGTTCCGTCGcgtcttgttttgtttatctttgcCGTTACGTCGACACCCTCCCCCATTCTTTTCCCCGCTCGTGGGTGCCGCTTTCCGCTCCCTAGGGTAGCGGTCCAACGGACAGTTTCGGATTATTTTTCCACCCGCTACGGCCCGGAACAATCCAAGACAGTGGTCGGTAAacgtcgtgtttttttttgttgttttatttagtggtgggagctcggaattgGACCTactcgattccgattccgtatttggaatcgattctggagccgattccgcaGCCTATTccagagccaattccggaaccaattccagagccgattccaattccggaaccaattccgaagccgactccaactccggaacCAATTATGATTCACAATTTTTTGGAAAgtgttaattaattaattgagCAATGCCTCACAATTTTACtgaacaaagaaaataataatactttAATGAGTTTGTAGATGGCATGTTGCAAATCTTCAATTCCAATTTGTGCACACAAATTACCCTGTTCAATATTTGCTTTCGAGGGTAAACGTCAACAGTCAGCAGCAGTGATGGACGTCTTGGACCATTAAACGCGATGAATCATTCCAGTATTGCGTTCTCCAGCTCGCCCCTGGAAGCAAGGCTCTCTCACACAATGTATAGAACAAGATCAGACGGAAACGGGTAATGAATCGGCCCGGCACTGGTGGGGCAAAATCCCCAAAGGGGGAAAAGCAGTGGTGTTTctcgattttttatttttggacgATGACGCGTGCACAAGCCGCCACACGCGAACGAAACACAGCCAAACCAACCTTCCCATCCCAAAATGCATCAATATCGCTTTGGAACGAGATGCGCACAGTAGTGTACTGCTGCGTGGTTGGTTCTCCTCCCGCCCAAAAGACAAACCATCATCTGCCATCCCGTcaagttttggtttttgttttgtttttggctttgGATTTGAAGCTTCCAAGCGTTCGTCATTCGTCGATGCACTTTGTTTTTGCggtcaatttatttttatttccatcctCGTGCAAAGTGTGCAAGAACCGGTGCAAAGTGCATGACGGTGGCGAaggttttatgattttatttttaaaatttcagtCCCTGCATGTTGGTAATGGAAAAGTATTGATCAATTTGGCCCATTCGTTCCGATTTTATTTCGCATTGGATCCCTGCgttgcatttattttttattttttcaattaccAAACGTGTCCTTGTGCAGCCAAATGGATGAaggatttttcatttaccttCATCAAACGGTCCGTAAATAAAATATGCACCCAACGGCAGGCGTGCGCTCGGGCCATCGCAGCCGCAAtcgtaaaatataaaaatgccCGTAACACATTGGCATTAACGAAAAACCGCCATGAATGTTTCGCCATgatactggtggtggtggtggtaccagTTGGGTGCATTCGGTACTGTAATGCTCTCCCTCCAAAAGGGGTCAGAGGCCCTGCCGCAGCGCAATCGCGCAAATGCAACCAGAGGTCATCCGATGCGGCCGTGCTTAATTCATTATCTTCATTAAGTACTCGCTGGGGAGGGCGTTGGGGCGACTCGCAATGTGATGCGAGAGCGTCTCGGCCAAGCAACAAAGCAACAGCGCTACTTCACTGATTTCACGATGCTATGTATCGCGTTCCGGAAGCACTTGAAGTGCGCCCGGGCGAAAGAGTTTGCTGCGTTTTATCTGGCTTGTTccagtttgttgttgttgttgcgtggcacacgaaatgaaatgaatgaagagATAATTGGGACTAAATTCAGTTTgcttttggttgttttgttttgggattGTCCACCGTTTTTTTCTGAATACATTAAGCACAGCACTGCAATAATGAAGTGAACATGTTGTCATTAATCTACCATCTTACCAAGCAATCAAAATCTATACCCCCCAAGAGCGTCAACACAATTAACTAAAGCTTCCTTTGGCTTGGTCTTCTCCCATCCGGTTGGGTTCGTAAATCAAATTTCGCACATTGCGCAAACCCCTTGCCGActgaaaacaaatcaattaagCGACACCAATCGACGGTCCATCGTCGACAGCGCGTGTGTTCCGCGGCGCCACCGTCGATGAAGCGCACGCGCACTTAAATTGCGAGAACCCACCATCCCCTTCCGACGGAATTgaaattcattaatttaaccgtttttttgttttctctctctctctctctctctctctctcttttcaacAGGCGACCCAACAAGCTGCACGTCGTGTGGACGCGCCGTTCGCGCCGCGTCCAGTCCAGCGCGCTCGAGTGGCAGCCGGACCTAATCAACCCGCTCAGCAGCACCATGTCCTGGCCGATGCCGGACAACCACACGATCGCGGTCACACTGTTCAAAGACATCCGGACGCACGAGCTGGAGGATAAGGATTGGACGTTCGTGCTGGAGGACGTGTCGCAGCTCGGCAAGAAGCGGGCGCTCGCGTCCGCTACGATCAACATGCGCAAGTACGCCAGTATCGAATCGACGCAGCAAACGTTTACGCTCCGGTTGCGCCCGGTGTCGAAGAAAATCCTGGCCGCCAACCTGGAGCTAACGCTGAGCTGCGTGTTTTTGCGCGAGGGCAAAGCAACGGACGAGGACATGCAGAGCATCATTTCGCTGATGTCGGTCAACAATGTGTCCGACATAGCGCCGCTCGACGATCTCGAGGACATACCGGATCTGGAGAACTCGATCGACTTCTCCGAGAACATGTCCGAGCTGACGAaccagctcgagcagctgaCGACGAGCCTGAACAGCTCGGAGCTGCTGACACCGATGAGCGGCGTGCCCTCGCTGCTGTCCGACGATCAAACGCCGATCGTGTGCGGGTCGCGCGAAATGTTCCTCGACATGATGCTGGCGGGGCGGGAGGACGACGGCAGGCGTGAGTTGGACGAGAATGAGAACAAACCGTCgctgcagcaccaccacaGACCACACGCGCGCGAGGAGGGTACTGGTGACGGTGGTCAAGCCGGTTCGCACTCTGCGTCTCCTAGTCAGAGGGAAACTCGTGAAAACAGGCTCCCAGAAACGGTTAAaagggaggaggaagaggaagaagaccAGCTGGACAAACAgctcgacgcactgggcgTGCTGGAAGACGACGAGGAAGACAATGACTTTGCATCCGGTCGATCAACACCGGTCCCAACGGAGGCAAACCGTGTACCGACGCCGGAACCCGCACCGCCGACCGTCGCCGTAGAGGAGGAAGCAAAACCGTCCTCCCCGGAACCACCACCAAAAGCATCGCCCCTCGATGGTAAAGCGTTCAACAGCAGCCGATCGGACCTGAAACCACTGAACCTAGTCAAGAGCTACGACAACGAACCGAAGGAAAGGGAACAAAGCACCATAACAGAGTCCGATCGGCAGGAGGCGGATGAAAAGTCGGACGTCTCGTTGGTTCCACCGATCCGGCCCGTTCCGCTGTTGGCCGGCGGGGAGCTGCTGAAACCGCTCGGCACGCTCAAGGACAGCACGCCCGGGCAGGATCTGCTGGAATGGTGCAAGGAGGTGACGAAGAACTACAACGGCGTGAAGGTGACCAACCTGACGACCAGCTGGCGCAACGGGATGGCATTCTGTGCGGTGATACATCACTTTTATCCTAATTTAATGTAAGTATGGGCAAACGCGGAGCACACAGGAGAGTTGCTCCATACGAATGCAATTTTCTGCTCTTTATTCCAGTGACATGACGAAATTGTCCCCTGGCAATGTGATTGAAAACTGTCGAACGGCTTTCGATGCGGCCGAAAAGCTCGGCATACCGCGGGTGATTGAGCCGCGCGATATGAATTTGCTCGCCGTGCCGGATAAGCTGGCCGTCATGACGTACCTTTATCAGCTGCGGGCGCACTTCACCGGACACCAGCTGGAGGTCCAATCGATCGGTAAGCATTTGCTGCGCATGGGAGAGGAAATGGTGTAATTAAATGGGTGGGagaaaataaggaaaacgcACAGTATATTGGTGGTAATATCTGTGTTAATTGGTAGTTTCCTGTCCTAACACTCCACTTACCCCGTTTAAGATGGCAGCAGTGGTCCGTGTCGAGCATGCAGCCACGCGGCAGCACGGGCAGTGTGTTCTTATCACTCGCAAACGAAACTTGTCGGTGGAGAAGGAGGTACACAGAGTGTGTGGTAGTG
Proteins encoded:
- the LOC1280935 gene encoding integral membrane protein GPR180 produces the protein MWTRNTPGRTRWIVMGAAALWMLLGAGVGELPMARAAHLTGTFEVDEFFRFLHKFGFQKTEKHSQKDTEWDTFGYIYGNITSSVNFTVPVTLAVLDKRSFLEYYANRNDYDRDVACQRMFEKLDKIVYSRACNPHAEADYLRRIPCEPGKLCVDEDTRENVVPGSQFTFVISDPNVPRFWYVSMVACYQNVSTCQWHHYDYRKYHPEPPAINYDITLVNGNPNRQTLSFFNPLLFHFSFDQQNTLEMYLIFFVVYLLMVPLQIYAVRLQKHPVTRLFTVSLVLEFVSVCLLLTHTVRYAMNGVGDEKLAIMGDIFDIFSRTSFMLILLLLAKGWAVTRLQISVSSWILLMVIWIPYCAIHVLLYIWNRTEVDIISDIDEYQTWPGWLVLACRSTMMLWFLWELRTTMKYEHSSQKLDFLLHFGASSLVWFIYLPIVAIIAVNVSPLWRYKLLLGITNSADCLAYCVMMGLLWPNRAGQYLLLTGTNFGGMDELDEFNEAPHIVHRDSDTLHSSNGDLAIDDYLDNEDDEIETLVLSTDDLLHTGSSYAVGSGSGSGGGSKPLSLHNGSALNGGIGKGGRSFD
- the LOC1280934 gene encoding EH domain-binding protein 1 isoform X1, whose amino-acid sequence is MGSVWKRLQRVNKRAAKFSFTVSYHELFMETTAKWRPNKLHVVWTRRSRRVQSSALEWQPDLINPLSSTMSWPMPDNHTIAVTLFKDIRTHELEDKDWTFVLEDVSQLGKKRALASATINMRKYASIESTQQTFTLRLRPVSKKILAANLELTLSCVFLREGKATDEDMQSIISLMSVNNVSDIAPLDDLEDIPDLENSIDFSENMSELTNQLEQLTTSLNSSELLTPMSGVPSLLSDDQTPIVCGSREMFLDMMLAGREDDGRRELDENENKPSLQHHHRPHAREEGTGDGGQAGSHSASPSQRETRENRLPETVKREEEEEEDQLDKQLDALGVLEDDEEDNDFASGRSTPVPTEANRVPTPEPAPPTVAVEEEAKPSSPEPPPKASPLDGKAFNSSRSDLKPLNLVKSYDNEPKEREQSTITESDRQEADEKSDVSLVPPIRPVPLLAGGELLKPLGTLKDSTPGQDLLEWCKEVTKNYNGVKVTNLTTSWRNGMAFCAVIHHFYPNLIDMTKLSPGNVIENCRTAFDAAEKLGIPRVIEPRDMNLLAVPDKLAVMTYLYQLRAHFTGHQLEVQSIGETTDDSSYVIGNYKSDKLCKNLLNLTDIITPNNDDHPLGSKLDTKAALLANSKHLLGRVLSPTKDKLPNFPFSLLDGPLGPGHVANNGPANNERVESGGDSNGSSKPANGLSGHQSSSIDSGSSNTSSSTAANEGDAASEKLTVATTVDSGSDGRSVAVNGSSASPTGDDEDGQRRAQTENSVQQPGDDDEEIQTLPTLDLNKANTLILRHKEMSERAKLMIERLRSSHVDSKGDKDATDRQARLREEARKLIAGAKLKLSGLDSPSSPTKLFPSGGRPAPAPLSPDRAISPINNGSEFIFPIGHHHPHRKDTGSPAGQQDPTGKEGSNGHSYKAAEQHHHLLKRSTPSPSKLIEFMGPKSQEDDNGQVERVNYIQSELNKLEREQEAIDLKANALEKKLRAVMGGTMTNVSETEDQLMSQWFTLVNKKNALLRRQMQLNLLEQENDLEKKYEMLNMELRAALSVEDWQKTEEQREKEALLLTELVAIVDKRNELVQNLHSQEQAIEDDDEIERKLETVDINQKDEKCVIQ
- the LOC1280934 gene encoding EH domain-binding protein 1 isoform X2 — translated: MGSVWKRLQRVNKRAAKFSFTVSYHELFMETTAKWRPNKLHVVWTRRSRRVQSSALEWQPDLINPLSSTMSWPMPDNHTIAVTLFKDIRTHELEDKDWTFVLEDVSQLGKKRALASATINMRKYASIESTQQTFTLRLRPVSKKILAANLELTLSCVFLREGKATDEDMQSIISLMSVNNVSDIAPLDDLEDIPDLENSIDFSENMSELTNQLEQLTTSLNSSELLTPMSGVPSLLSDDQTPIVCGSREMFLDMMLAGREDDGRRELDENENKPSLQHHHRPHAREEGTGDGGQAGSHSASPSQRETRENRLPETVKREEEEEEDQLDKQLDALGVLEDDEEDNDFASGRSTPVPTEANRVPTPEPAPPTVAVEEEAKPSSPEPPPKASPLDGKAFNSSRSDLKPLNLVKSYDNEPKEREQSTITESDRQEADEKSDVSLVPPIRPVPLLAGGELLKPLGTLKDSTPGQDLLEWCKEVTKNYNGVKVTNLTTSWRNGMAFCAVIHHFYPNLIDMTKLSPGNVIENCRTAFDAAEKLGIPRVIEPRDMNLLAVPDKLAVMTYLYQLRAHFTGHQLEVQSIGETTDDSSYVIGNYKSDKLCKNLLNLTDIITPNNDDHPLGSKLDTKAALLANSKHLLGRVLSPTKDKLPNFPFSLLDGPLGPGHVANNGPANNERVESGGDSNGSSKPANGLSGHQSSSIDSGSSNTSSSTAANEGDAASEKLTVATTVDSGSDGRSVAVNGSSASPTGDDEDGQRRAQTENSVQQPGDDDEEIQTLPTLDLNKANTDRQARLREEARKLIAGAKLKLSGLDSPSSPTKLFPSGGRPAPAPLSPDRAISPINNGSEFIFPIGHHHPHRKDTGSPAGQQDPTGKEGSNGHSYKAAEQHHHLLKRSTPSPSKLIEFMGPKSQEDDNGQVERVNYIQSELNKLEREQEAIDLKANALEKKLRAVMGGTMTNVSETEDQLMSQWFTLVNKKNALLRRQMQLNLLEQENDLEKKYEMLNMELRAALSVEDWQKTEEQREKEALLLTELVAIVDKRNELVQNLHSQEQAIEDDDEIERKLETVDINQKDEKCVIQ
- the LOC1280934 gene encoding EH domain-binding protein 1 isoform X3, producing the protein MGSVWKRLQRVNKRAAKFSFTVSYHELFMETTAKWRPNKLHVVWTRRSRRVQSSALEWQPDLINPLSSTMSWPMPDNHTIAVTLFKDIRTHELEDKDWTFVLEDVSQLGKKRALASATINMRKYASIESTQQTFTLRLRPVSKKILAANLELTLSCVFLREGKATDEDMQSIISLMSVNNVSDIAPLDDLEDIPDLENSIDFSENMSELTNQLEQLTTSLNSSELLTPMSGVPSLLSDDQTPIVCGSREMFLDMMLAGREDDGRRELDENENKPSLQHHHRPHAREEGTGDGGQAGSHSASPSQRETRENRLPETVKREEEEEEDQLDKQLDALGVLEDDEEDNDFASGRSTPVPTEANRVPTPEPAPPTVAVEEEAKPSSPEPPPKASPLDGKAFNSSRSDLKPLNLVKSYDNEPKEREQSTITESDRQEADEKSDVSLVPPIRPVPLLAGGELLKPLGTLKDSTPGQDLLEWCKEVTKNYNGVKVTNLTTSWRNGMAFCAVIHHFYPNLIDMTKLSPGNVIENCRTAFDAAEKLGIPRVIEPRDMNLLAVPDKLAVMTYLYQLRAHFTGHQLEVQSIGETTDDSSYVIGNYKSDKLCKNLLNLTDIITPNNDDHPLGSKLDTKAALLANSKHLLGRVLSPTKDKLPNFPFSLLDGPLGPGHVANNGPANNERVESGGDSNGSSKPANGLSGHQSSSIDSGSSNTSSSTAANEGDAASEKLTVATTVDSGSDGRSVAVNGSSASPTGDDEDGQRRAQTENSVQQPGDDDEEIQTLPTLDLNKANVERVNYIQSELNKLEREQEAIDLKANALEKKLRAVMGGTMTNVSETEDQLMSQWFTLVNKKNALLRRQMQLNLLEQENDLEKKYEMLNMELRAALSVEDWQKTEEQREKEALLLTELVAIVDKRNELVQNLHSQEQAIEDDDEIERKLETVDINQKDEKCVIQ